taaaaattctctttgaTCTACTCTAATGTTTTGCCAGTAGAACTATATTAGTATACTAGTAGGGCTTTGCCAGACAAGTGTGGATGCAGTTTATATTGGCAATATTATGCTTCTCCTGGCACAGTTTATTCCAGGCCCCCTGAACAAAATAAGCTACACCAGGAAAAGCATGGTTTTACTTGTGTAACTGTCCACACTGGAGACTTTTGCCACCACACCTATGTCAGTCAGGTGTgaaggggtgtgattcccagccaatAGAGCTGTGCCAGCAGAAATTTGTAGTATAGAACTGGCCTTGGTGGCATAAAATCTTTGATACTTCAAAACAAAGCTTGACTCAATGTTATTCAGActttaaatgcattaaaaactcatgttttttttatatatacacacaggccGTCTTTAGAAATAGATACCTAAAGTAAGGCTCCTAAGCTCAAATTTAGGCTCCTCTTGGTGGTGTTTTGAAAAGCAACTGGATGATTTATTAGCACCAGTCCCACTTGACTTTAAACTGCAAACCCTAGTGCAAGACTTATAGCCTGCTTGAAGCATTACAGCTTTCTTAACTCGTACAAGTTTAATCTATTGGAAAGTGGTGATGTTTGCAAATCTAGCATGCACAATTTGCTTATCTATTTTGTGTCTGAGTTGGTTTTGTTCTCACAGTAAGAATCTTAATGAAGGTCTGGACTTGTCTTTTTTGGCACAGACAAGCTTCTGTAGTGTGAAACTAATTAGTAAAAAAACTTCTCTGTAAAACCTGAAAATCTAAGAGAGTTAGGAAGTTAATTAAAGAAGCAAGTACAAAAAATTCACTTTGACGATTTAAAactataaaatgggaagaaaggaaagaatcAGCAATATGAAAATGAGAAATCTGATCTCTCTCTtacaataatgattttttttttttaaatcacaatttttaTCCATCGTGGAAATTTGTCTAGCTGGATTTCAGAGTTTACATCCTATTGAGCTGAATGGGGGAGCAGACACAGACATTTCtttgagctattgtttcaggctgcctgcaaaTTCAGGCAGATAGCACTGCACAGATTACACTCAAGTCGCAGTTCAGAAGGTTTTCTTCATAACCCATAATGGGCTAAAAACTTtggttctttttaaataaaaatgaaagcttagattctggagcaccAAATCTGTGGCAAAGGGTATGTTCTGCAGCAAATCCCATGTCCATGGAATCTGAGTACACACTCTCCTGAATCTAAACAGACAGCTTGGGGCAGGACTGTCTTTGTTCAGAGTttgtacagcgtctagcacaatggggtccataacaagggctcctagatgctacagtaacacaaataaCCAACCTCAAGAAACACCTGAAATTCTTTTGAAGCTTTCACTTTAAGGCAGATCTTAGCAAGACATTGCTTGACACAATGACGTTAGGTTGGGCTGTCCCAGCAATATACTTACTGGCACAGAGGTAGAAGACGCCGTGCTACTAACCACAGCTGGCTTTATGGAGGAGGTTAGTAACTTGGCTACCCCCTGAGTTCCTCCACCAGAATCTCCATTTGGACCACCAGGTGGCGCTACTAGAGTCAGCTTCTGAGAGACAGGGGTTTTTTTGACCATGGAGCTTGGGGAGGATCGGCTGGAAGCCTGCCCTGGGGAGGGAGTCTGCACACCCGACAGCAAGCCCCCAGAGGAGGAGCTCTGGTGTGCAGACACTGCGGACGACGTGGAGCTGCTGGAAGAAGCCCCATGCTTGGAGAGGGAGCTGGAAACGAAGGGAGATTTGTAGgactgccctgaagagctggtGGAGTGCTTTCCTGCGTAGCTTAGGGAAGCCGTTGAGGAGCCAGGGCTCTTGTGGGAGCTGCTAGAAGCTGGAGTGCTGCCCGCAGATGAGACCGAGGAATGGAAGCCCTGAGCTTTGGTCGATGGCTTGATCGGCTGGAGGAGGGAACGTGGGGGCACGGGGGAGACAGACTTGGGGCTCTGCCGGGGAGCCGGGGACGTGAAGCTtttctgctgctggctgctcgagTGAAAGACTTTCACTTGGGCAACTGGCAAGGGGGTGGACGTCTGGGGCCCGTGACTCGTTCGCTGCAGGCTGTGATGCTTCTGTTTGGACTGGTGCACATCGGGGAGGATTTTACTGGGGGACGCTTGGCAGGGCAGCTCTTTGTAACCAGAACTCTCTGCCTTTTTGTCTTGAGAGGACTGGCCCAAAGCCAGGGCCTGTTCGGCCAGGAAATTGAGAGGTGATTGTAGAGAGCCAGCAGGCGGTGGGGTAGGAGAAGAGCTGGACTTAGAAAAGTTCCGCTTCTCCTCTGAAGTTGCAAGACTCATGATCTTCTCTGAAGGAGGCTTTGGGGGTCCAGGGAGGGTGAAATCAGGGCTCCCACAGGCTCGGCTGTTAAGCACAGCCAATTCCTTGGACACGGCTTCCAGGGAGGAGGTTGGGTTACGAATTAAGTCCTCGTCCAGGGAGTCATCCATGCTAAAGGCAGCAGGTGTGGTAGTGCTGCTAGATGCTTGGGCAACGCTGAGACACAAGAGCTCTCTGGTCTGGGAGCTGATGCCAATGGCCACTCCCTGGGGCTCAGAAGGCAGAGAAACCGGGCCACTTGAGTGGGTCAGTGGAACAGACACTAGCGTCTTCTTATCTGGCTTACTGGAGGAGTCCTGCAAGAAAGTCACGAGGAGTGAGACACGCAGCTACACAGAGTTTACTGGTGAAAATGAATGCTGCCTATTACATTCATTCCGGTGGCAGAAGTTGGGCAAGTCACAGCTCAGGAACTTGCCTTGCCCACAGATCCTGTGAGCAACAATTGCAGctgtacagtgctgcagctggttgctttttttcccccccacttgcACAATGTATTCAAATTACTCACATAGCCCTGCTGCAAACTACCCACCTGAGTGCCAACCCATGGAACAATCACCCCATGCAGATACCAGACAAAGCTAGAAGGGAACTTTTGCCAGAACAGACTTTCAGTTTCCAGTTCCTTTCTGCTCTAAGCTGGGTTGGAAATACCCCATTGAGGAGCCTCTCAAATGGGGTAAAGAAACTGCCTTTAGAAAGTCAACGTTTGCCAGACATTACTGCTGGTATCTCCTATTTGAAGTATAGACAGAGGTAACTACGGGCAAGAGATTTCATGGCCGCTGGATTTCAGTGGAGACAAGGAATTGAGGAGTCCTGTTAAAATGTAAGACAAGTCTACAGAATTTGGGGGCCTACAGATTTGGGGGAATCTAGATGGATGGTGGAGGCTTTGCCCTGTTTCAGCTAAACAAACATACTCAATTGCTCTCATGTTACGAGCACCACTGAATACTTCACTTCCTCAGAGAAGGACGTTACTGGGGAAACTTAGCGAGTTGATTTGTGTTCCACGGTGGTTCTAAAGCTAGATCTTTTACACCTGTTCTATTAATGCAGCCTTTGCAGAGCTTGCTATGTCTGCTTCATATACAATCATGTTAGTATCCAAATGCCCTGGAACCAGCTGGAGTTTACCTCCACCCCATACATTCTCACAGACAGCATCTGACCTGTGGAGACTAAGAAGGATCCTCCCTCTCTGGTATAACAACCTGATATGGGGACAGTTCAGTGCACATCATAAGCAACATTGTCCCTCCCCATCTCAAGACAGGTAAGTACAGCCTCCGGGAGGCAGGGAGACAACAAAACTCACTTTCACCTTCACTTTTGGAGGAGCCATAACTTTCTTCTTCGCCCTGTttggagagagacaaaagatATATGGGCTCATTGAATTTCCCTGGAGAACAAGCCAATTAAGGAGTGCACTGGGGGCAGTTAGCGGGAGCGCACCAACTGATCTCCACTGAGATTCATAGGAAGAGAGGCAGCTTCTCAGGTTGCTAAGACTCAAACCACATGAAGTTTGCTATTGCTCTAGAAAGTCCTGACTTCCATCCAGGAGCCCAAGGAaagtgagggaggaggcagaagtGTTGGTGGAGCACTAGTCACTGAAAGCAATTGGCCTGCATGTCCTGAACCAGTTATCGAGTCAGTGTTGAACTGAGTACACTGCAACAACACATTCCAGAAGTCACAAAGGAACAGATAACTATAATAAGAGGCCCGCAGAGAGAAACTGCCACAATCGTTTGTGCTCAGGCCAGCTACCTGGGATGCCAGGAGAAATCATGGATCCAGAAGCATCCTCAGAAAAACTCTGTCAGGAAGGTTCCTCCAAGTCATTAGGGCAGGCATCATCTCAGCTGAATTCCACATGGTTCTCCTGGCAAACTGGTATCCCTCCTTCTTGCCTGCAATGAGCCTTAGCTACCATGCTTATCCCAGACCCTCCTTCAGCCAGGCAATAAGAAAAAGTCCACGTTGAATGAAGACCAATAGAGCAGGGTGCCATCTGCATACTGATGGAACCAAGCACAAGCTGTATCCATGCTCCCTCCAAGGGTATAGCATACAAGTGGCCCTTTCTGTTGAATGACTAAATTCTAGGAAAGCCCAGCCCAGGTTAGAGTTCTTATCTGGGGGAAATCTCAAGGTGAACAAGGTGCACGCGAATCTATTGTTGGAGGTGAAGTTATATGCAAACTATAGCTACGCTACTTCCCAGAGACGCTCTCCGCTCATGCAAAGCCAAGCTGCATCCGGAGAGAGCTGAACAAGCAAGACTGCAGGCCTCACGTAGGAGCAAAGAACGAACGGGGAGAACTTTATTTGGTAGCAACCAACAATACAGTACAACAACAATCAAGGAAGAGGGCAAGTGCTGCAAGATACTCACAGGATTGATGTCAGGTGTCCATGCACACGCCTGCTCTCCTTGAACAGAGTCCTGCAAAGGAGAGAGAGCCGTGATCAGTTCTATCCAGCCATGCTCATTAGAATGACAGGGATCACAGGAGACAATGGAACTCTGCTGTACCATGATGCATGCTGTGGTGAGCCAAACTGCCAGAGGCAGGAAAAGCTGGTAACTTGGCACCCAATTCTTCTCAGGAAGCCTCTCTCCTACTGCAACAAAATGTCCCCATTCAAGTccttctctggggtggggctactCTCTCCACAGGCTCCAAGTCTATTAATTATTACAACTTCACAGCGAGCCCTCTGCTACTGGCTAAACCAACTGGCGTGGCAATACCAACACCAATTCAGCTAACAGAAGGATAACGGCAGCTGctcctctagatcagtggttctcaaccaggggtatgtgtacacctgtagggtacacagaggtcttccacagggcacatcaactcatctagatagtagcctgttgtaaaactaggcaagatAAAAatcactagcgaagtcagtacaaactaaaatttcacacaatgacttgtttgtactgctctatatacaatatttatattcccattgatttattttataatgatatggtaaaaatgagaatgtaaccaatttttcagtaatagtgtgctgggacacttgtatttttaggtctgattttgtaagcaagtagtttttaagtgaggtgtaatgtgggggtacgcaagacaaatcagactcctgaaaggggtacagtagtcagAAAAGGTTGCGAGCCACTGCTCTAGATGTCTGGGTAAAACGATTACAAACATGCAGTCAGGGTTTATGTTTTTAATATGTCTGCTCCTCTGTTATTAAATGTATTTGGCtgttaaaacaaactaaaaaaaacaaatgccagCTTACTTTCACTAACTGCCGCTCTCtcagctcaaaaagaaaaggagtacttgtggaccttagagactaaccaatttatttgagcatgagctttcgtgagctacagctcacttcatcggatgcataccgtggaaactgcagcagactttatatatacacagagaatatgaaacaatacctcctcccaccccactgtcctgctggtaatagcttatctaaagtgatcatcaggttaggccatttccagcacaaatccaggttttctcaccctccacccccctgtagctgtagctcatgaaagctcatgctcaaataaattggttagtctctaaggtgccacaagtactccttttctttttgcgaatacagactaacacggctgttactctgaaatctctcagcTCAGACTCTAAAATACACTCGGCACGCACCACCACGTCTCTGAACTCATCCACACAATCTCTATTCTGTCCACATGGAAGCTCCTCTTCAAGATCATCATCATTTGTATTTTCATAGCACCTAGgacccccactgtgctaggtgctgtacaaacacagaagcaaAAGCCAGTCCcttgccccaaagggcttaccATCTAAGTATTTTAAACAGGAGACAATGGGTGGATGCTGACAAACTCGGGAAAACAAGGAAACAAGAGACAATATTGGTTCACATGATAAGTGGAGGACTCAGCACACCAGTAGCCTAACCAAGTTCTGCCTTCTTGTGTACAGTGAATTGAGTTGTCTTGTATATAAACTGTACACAGTTTGCCTAATGTTCCTATTCATTTTCCCCTGCCTTCTGTCTGCTTGTCTGCCCTTAGCTTAGCCTGTGAGCTCTGAAGAGCAGAGAATTTTGCTTGAGCATTTGAAAAGCAACCGGGAAAAGCAATTTTTGTTCATAGTCACTGTCTAGTCAATTTCACGTCTAAGTTCTCCTGCACTCAGTCGCAAATTGCAATGGATACTTTACTCCTAAACTGCACGAAATGCTTGTTTATACATTGAAATGTTCACGGTTTTCCATGTTTATTTATTTGGAATTCAGAACACAGCAGTGGAACTATTTCTATTACTCTCACATAAAAGCTGATGTTTTACAAACCTCAAATCCAGCAGCGTCCTTCTAAGCTCCGGAATCCTCCTTACCCATTTTCCAATCCCACTGCCCAGCTCACGTTCTCTGAATGGCACATTACAAATGTCCACACATTTGTGAACCTCCTTTCTGTGTACAACTGCAGTACCTAGGCATGCAGGTGTCCAGTTAGACCCATTACTGACCATTCACACAATGGTTATAAAAAGCTGGGACCTACTTCTCCCCTTCAGACCAACTCACTTCAGAAAAAGGGATGAAGAATCCCCATATTAGAGGTTTACCACTGCCTTTCTTTTAAGCTACTGAGCAAAACAAGCAAGAGAACAGCCAATAGTAGCACCAAAGTGACTCCACTTCCCACTCACGTGCTGGCTTCCTCAGTGGAATGTGTAAGGAGGAAACACAGCCTAGCAATTAAGAGTGAAGAGCTCAGGTTCAGTTCCCACTTATGGAACAGACTCACTGACAcaccttgggcgagtcacttaaTCATTCTGATGCTTCTTCCCTTCTGGTAGATGGGGACACAACTGAGACATGAGACCTCACTCATGTCTGACATACTGCAAGATCCTCTGAGATAAGGAACAACAGAGCGCAAAGTGTTGACAGCCTCACTCTGACTCACCTGGACTGCATCCAGCCCTTCGGCCAGAGGGGTTTGACCTCTGCGTCTAGAAAGGTCTTCACGTAATCCTCCAGAGACTGAGCCTTGTTCTTCTCCAGCTCATAGCCATCCAGTTTAATCTTCACCACGTGGCAAAGCAGCTCCCTGAGAGATGGGCAGATTCAGACCAGGTTACCCACAACAATTTCCCCCAGAGTGCACTCAATTAACCAGAGTTGAGTGAATATTTTATCAGTCTCCTCACATTAGGATttgccattctgggtcagactaTGGACCAGATCGAGGATCACAAGCCCAGAAGTTCCCAAGTGGTGATTCTTCAGAGAAGAGTGACACCTCCACAGTAATGCACCCAGCCAACTGGGCAGAGTGGGTGAGTAGGTGTGAGAGTAGATACTTCCTAGCTCCCACAACTTAATACCCTATGGCAGAAGATGTGGTTGCCCTCTGCCATAACTTTAGCTGTTATTAATGGCCCTGAAATTAAGCCAGTTTGTCTTGATAACCAACTGCAGCAGTTTGTTCTAGAAGGCAACTAGATGCTGTGTGAAGTGAAGTTTCCTTTATGTTCTAAAGGAACCAGCCCTTAATATAATGTTGTGCCCTTGTTATGGAACAAAGAGACAATGAGGGGTTGATCAGTTTTCTCTTTGCCCTTTATCATTTTCCCCTTCAACCATGCCACCCTACCCATATTCTTCTTTATCAGACTCTAGAATCCCAGCTGCTGCATTCTTACCAGCAGTTTTAATTACCAGCAATCTGGTCATTTTAGAATCTGTAGGACCTCATGTCCTCAGTGTAGCTCCTTCTTTCCCAGAAAGGCTCCCTATTATCAAATATCTTTAAACTTCTCATCTAGCCACTATCTTCGCATCTACCCATTGAAGCCCCTTACTGTCTCCTGAAGAGCCAGCACCATGCCTGGAAGCGGGAGCATTTTAGAATACACGCAGAATCTGAGACTAACAAATGTTGCACTGGCCTCATAAAAGATTGCAACACCAAACCTCTGAGCAGACCCTGAATGGATTCAGTATTTAGGGTCAGACACACTCAGAAAGCCAGATATAAAACAAAGTCACACTGTGTACTCCCAGCTCCATGAAGGGTCTGGAAAGCTCAAGGGTCTGGAATGGAACGAATGGAAAAGATTCAGTCAAAGACTCAATCTGTCCAAACCTGATTTCATCGTTCCACTGAAATTTCTTCCGAGGTCCCATTATCCGCttccctcccttctcttcatcATCCTCCTCATCAGAGCAAACCcggtctctctgctccttgtccttttcctcttccaGCATCCTGAGAAGAGACTGGAATCagtaaactgtggaactcactgccacagatATTACAATGTAGAATGATTCAGAAAAGGACTGACATGGATATGGACAACAAGAACATCTGGAGTTATAGAAAGGGAACATAAGCTATGGAAGAGATAttaatcctcatgcttcagattttaaaacaatctcTAACAACCAGAGATTAGGAGGTTTCtcgcaccttcctctgaagcatctggtgctgctACAGCAGAATCCCCTAACCTCTGGTACTCTACAGGAATGCTACAGCAAGACCACAGCACGAGGGGCAAGGACACAGCTTGACAACCCTTGTGCCCTTCAGAAATTTTCCATCTAGGCTTAAACACATAAACAAAAGACTGAAAAGAAGTGAAAGGCCACAAGAGCAACCTGCAGGTGGAGGGTACCTGCTGAAAAGAGATACAGATTGATattgagaagaaaaggaaaagcttACTTAGCAAACTTGGCCTGGGTATGCGCTTGACACTCCTCCTGATATTTAGCCATCTGCTCTGGCATTGCCCGGCCAATGGCTTCCTTTAGCTTCTGGAGAGGCTCCTTCAGTCGGCCACCCTGCAAAGAGTGACAGGACACGGTGAGGTTTCACACAGAACTTTCCATTCAAGAGATCCCATAGTTCAGAGACAATAGCAGTGTTGTAACGGTACCACTAGACATGGTGACTGCTATATGCTCAGCAGAGGACAATAGTGCCtcataaaaagaagaaaattccTGATCTCCAGAGCATGGTCAAAGTGCAAATTAAAGGATATTGTGCTGCTTCTAAGATCACCCACCTGTTCGTAAAGATAAAGCCTGCGGGCACGTTTGACCAGTGTGTCTTTGCTGCAAGGAAGGAAGGATGCCAGGTGAGCATACACCCCGGATCGGATCTGGCTATTCAGCTCACGGGTCTGCAGCTCTATGCTGAAGAATAGGATAGACAGACTATTGACTGTGATTTCAACATGGTTTCCTCAAAGTAACACAAATATTCTGACATGAAGAAAGTCACATAATATTAGGGATGTGGTGAGCTGACTCCAGGAATCACACAGTCTAGGCTTTTCCACTCAGTACATGCCCACCACCATCATAACGGAGCACATAACAAGCATATTACAGCCAATATAGGTCAAGAGTGTCATTTCTTCCATACTTCCTTCAAGGCAGTCAGGACCATGATGACCAATGAAGCTTTAGGCAATGAAACAAAAAAGATATTCCCCAAGGAGCACATTACCCTAGTCAAAACAGATCACAACAGAAACACTGCAGCCTAAACCAAAGATAACATACTTTTCACGTTTCACCCTTCATCCAAGGCTCTCAGAGTACTTTGAGAAAATTACGCTGGATAAGACATGTAGGTATtctccccgttttacagatgggtaaacctAATATTCAGGGTGGCTAAGGGAATCACTCGAGTCACGGAGAAAATCAGTGGCatagccaggaattgaacccagcagCTCCAGCTCTTAGTCCCCTCTTCTAACCAGGGGATACTCCCTATACCGTTCTGGATTGGATAGCAAGGAATAGGACGACTAAGAGCCCTCATGGAAAAAGGCTATTGTAATTAGAAGAGGCCACTTTATTTCCAGTTATAGATTTGATTCAGTTGACCAAGCACAGCACATTTCAACAGTTTATCTTAAACACCAGCTGGAGATGGAAACGGGATGACTGGACACACCTCTtaattctcccccaccctcacccccacccccaccccaaatatttgGTATACTCCAATTTCAGGCCAATTATGGAGTACATCAGGGTTAGTCCCAACACACCTAGGAGGAGCTTACACAGGGCAGCTCCCCACCCATGCCCCTCAACCCTAGAGCCAGGAGATCTTCTCCCCCTAGATTTACCACTGGAGCATGTTCTATATaactttctcccttccccagagTTGTGTCCCCTTCCTCTATATTAATGGCAGGTAAGAGATGAGGATACTTACTCCAGTATGATGTTATTGATATCCTGGGTGAAAAACCTCTGTTTGCCTTCTCCTTCTGCAGCTCTGGCAGCCTGGTTCACAGTAGACAATATGAGCTGTTAGCTCACAGACAGATACAAAGAGGCACAAGTAATCAAATGTTTTTCAAAGCAGCCTCAGGGATACTGTAATAAAACTCTATCAGCAACTTTATTCCAGGGAGACTCTGCATCGGTTACATACCGAGACTCCAAGTGGAAGTAACACCTACTTTGCATGACATGCACTTCCATGAATGAGCTCGGATCGTGTCCCACTTGTCAGGAACTGGAAGGCCTGCCCCAAAACCCCAGCCAATCAGCTAGCTGCGCTAGGGCCCCTCTAGCTGAAGCTTCACCATTAACTCTACAGGGGGGATGCAATCACTAACTTCACATGGCAGCTGAGTTTTGCTCTATTTCACTGGAATATACTCCAAGTAAAGCACACCAATGTAAGATATGCTCTGCTTTCCCCCAAGTTGCCCTGGGCCTCTCTGCTTTAGGAAGGGGGTGTTCTCACCCCCTTGCTCTGACCTGCATATACCGTACTACCTGCTCTCACCTCTACACCGAAAGCATGTGGCTCTCCTGAGAGGTGCTCCAGAGTACAGTACCAGTGTGCTGGGCCAGCATTCCAAGGAACAGCTGAAAAAAACACTACTCCAGTGCAGCCCTGCATTTCTGGGCCACCCAGCCACTGCCTTAATTTGAATGGATGCAGGGGAAAATGTGTCTGCCAAGGCACATGGGCCTTCCAGCAGAGGAGGGTTATAGAAACTGAAGAGAAATGGAACCAGTACTGCTCATTAACAAACCCAGCTGGAAGCACCAGGGTACAAGAGGAGATATGCTGTGAATAAacagcacccaccagcactgaAAGCAATGCAAGCCTGTACAATGTGCCAGGTAAGGCACCACTTCCTCTGCTGCATAAGCCCCAGATTTGTAGTGTTCTTGTCACACAACTCCGCACATCCAATGCGGACAGTCTATAATTAAATAATCATCCAGGAAAACCAGGGGCACTCTAGCATTTCCTCTTAGAGACTTCAGTCAATCATTCatagaaaagcaaaatgtttcatgaGACTGTGTTGATTTCCCAAATTTGTTCTACATTAAATTTTGTCAAAGGCGATTTTGATATgctcaaaatattccattttgacCTCTTTGGAATGCAACACTTGAATTTTCCATTTCAaactgacttttcatttcaattgttttattttacattctATCAGAATGAAATCTTTCAATTGCACCAAAACAaaattctgggggggggggggtaagaggggggtggaaattgttatatgggaaatttcaaaattatttgttttcattctgttttggAATGGaacaatattttagaaaaaatcaaaagaatttcctgcaaaatggaaaatctacttcctgcccagttccagtTTCTTACTGGAGAGCAGGAGGTCTGGGGAGTTCAATCCGCTGGCCTGCCTTTTTGGAGACAAGATCCTTTGCATTAGCCATGAGATGGACTATCATCCCACAGATCTGGCCCAGTTCTAGTTTTAACAATTCTCCTTTATTTTACTCTAAACAATTGTACGATTTCTCGGTTGAGGCAAGaatgaggagaggggagaggagagaggagacGAGACTCAGACCCTATGCGCTCTCTCATTTCTTGGCAGCTTCTCAGCAGGTCCCAGCTTGCCTTCCTTTCGTATGTACCTAATAATGTCAACAGAAACACCTCGGGATAGAGGAGTCCCTCCCCACTGTCAAGCCTCAGTGAGGTGCAGTGTGAATTCATAGatgtggggctggaggaagggCAAGATAGCTGGACTGTAAATATGATCCCATCAAGCCAGAAGCAGACAATATAAGGAGTCCTGCCCTCTGTTCATCCCCTCCATGCCCTCACTTCTCAAGACTGTCCCCCCTCccaaccctgccccagaaaaCCCTCCAGCTCAATAGCCAATGATAGTTCTTACTTCAATGCACCTGTGAAATTGAGAGAAGCACTCTCCCGCCCTTGTGGCCAAGCAGAGGACTCCTGAGCAACTAGCACACCTGGTATGTTTCAACAGCAGCCTTCCCCTGGGAACAAGGAGCAGCTACTTGCACCTCAGCGCAAGACGGCTCCAGGGCACAGTGTTTTATTTCATGCTGCAGCAGTCAGACCCGCACTTGCAGTTCGGGTAGCATACGCAGCATGAGACAACGACTGCCTCTGGGAAGCAGAGGGGCCTCTTACTTAACTCTAATTTGGTTTCTCCCAGTCCCTACTAGGCCATTCTGGACACTAGGCAATAGGACTTCCTAGCAGAAGACAGAGGACCAACCAAATGTGCTTGGTCAACACATACAGATGGGTCAGTTCCAGCCAAGGAATCCTGTACAGGAAGTTTCCCAAGTAACAAGAATTGCACACAAAAAAATCAGAGCAATAACAATGTGGAACAATGGTAAAAATAACTCAAACAACTGGAGGAGGGATAGCAAGAAATTATAGGTTGTGGCTGAGGTTGCCTAGTACCATTTCTGTGCTGGTGAGTGGAACTATACAAGAAAGCAAGGGCTGGGATTAA
The Eretmochelys imbricata isolate rEreImb1 chromosome 10, rEreImb1.hap1, whole genome shotgun sequence genome window above contains:
- the UBN1 gene encoding ubinuclein-1 isoform X3, with amino-acid sequence MTEPHRVQFTSLPSPLSNTFLKKPRKEDVAGAEQPQDSAAAAVRITLTLFEPDHKRCPEFFYPELLKNTRGKVKGVSSGDKKKDLGDPFNDEEKERHKVEALARKFEEKYGGKKRRKDRMQDLIDMGYGYDESDSFIDNSEAYDELVPASLTTKYGGFYINSGTLQFRQASESEDDFIKEKKKKSPKKRKLKEGGEKMKKKKKDDSYDKEKKSKKSKFPKAGFTALNASKEKKKKKYSGALSVKEMLKKFQKEKEAQKKRDEEQKIVTPSPAEAPAPREVETMSDPLLSLFGHASDSDLLQAATAMDSLTDLDLEHLFNESPEGSPFHDMEDGSDPLGMGLEQEFKQPPSLPDGVPAILEKRIKELTQAARAAEGEGKQRFFTQDINNIILDIELQTRELNSQIRSGVYAHLASFLPCSKDTLVKRARRLYLYEQGGRLKEPLQKLKEAIGRAMPEQMAKYQEECQAHTQAKFAKMLEEEKDKEQRDRVCSDEEDDEEKGGKRIMGPRKKFQWNDEIRELLCHVVKIKLDGYELEKNKAQSLEDYVKTFLDAEVKPLWPKGWMQSRTLFKESRRVHGHLTSILAKKKVMAPPKVKVKDSSSKPDKKTLVSVPLTHSSGPVSLPSEPQGVAIGISSQTRELLCLSVAQASSSTTTPAAFSMDDSLDEDLIRNPTSSLEAVSKELAVLNSRACGSPDFTLPGPPKPPSEKIMSLATSEEKRNFSKSSSSPTPPPAGSLQSPLNFLAEQALALGQSSQDKKAESSGYKELPCQASPSKILPDVHQSKQKHHSLQRTSHGPQTSTPLPVAQVKVFHSSSQQQKSFTSPAPRQSPKSVSPVPPRSLLQPIKPSTKAQGFHSSVSSAGSTPASSSSHKSPGSSTASLSYAGKHSTSSSGQSYKSPFVSSSLSKHGASSSSSTSSAVSAHQSSSSGGLLSGVQTPSPGQASSRSSPSSMVKKTPVSQKLTLVAPPGGPNGDSGGGTQGVAKLLTSSIKPAVVSSTASSTSVPKGTSGAVLLTSSPPLSVLSPSYKSSSPKLPGALSSTPLGIISPIHSFPLHVISFSSDSSPKAGVSKDAIVTGPAPGTFHHGLSHNASQLHGKGSNVQQRKL